A single region of the Streptomyces sp. NBC_00425 genome encodes:
- a CDS encoding sensor histidine kinase, which yields MNTHTKSGDVGSRARGMGLAAARGLALAVVSLPLSILGFCLSLVSMALIPIGVGLVTTPYVVKGVRAYAGRRRALAERWGGVSIPSAYRPAPGTANPWTRTFALLRDPATWRDLRWLPVDMTAGFVTALLPAVLVLYPLEGFALPLGLWRTMTGGPHVEYGPYFYGFVPVSDQTTAFAAAALGAVILVVAHRYAVSAFQVHFRLTKAMLSPSQAELAERVRVLTETRRDAVDTSAAELRRIERDLHDGAQARLVAMGMDLGTVEMLVDKNPEKAKELLAQARQSSAEALSELRDLVRGIHPPVLAERGLGDAVRALALRLPVTTEVDVELAGRAEAPVESAAYFAVSEALTNAVKHSGADRIWVDLRHSDGSLRISVTDNGKGGAAVGAGTGLAGLERRLGTFDGVLAVSSPAGGPTMVTMEIPCVLS from the coding sequence ATGAACACCCACACGAAGAGCGGCGACGTCGGTTCGAGGGCACGGGGGATGGGGCTCGCCGCCGCGCGGGGGCTCGCTCTGGCCGTGGTGTCGCTGCCGCTGAGCATCCTGGGCTTCTGCCTCTCCCTCGTGTCCATGGCGCTGATACCGATCGGGGTCGGCCTCGTCACCACGCCGTACGTGGTGAAGGGCGTGCGCGCCTACGCCGGCCGGCGACGGGCGCTCGCCGAGCGGTGGGGCGGGGTGAGCATCCCGTCGGCGTACCGGCCGGCGCCCGGGACCGCGAACCCGTGGACGCGCACCTTCGCTCTGCTGCGGGACCCCGCGACCTGGCGGGACCTGCGGTGGCTGCCGGTCGACATGACGGCCGGGTTCGTCACCGCGCTGCTGCCCGCCGTCCTGGTCCTCTATCCACTGGAGGGGTTCGCGCTGCCGCTGGGGCTGTGGCGGACGATGACGGGCGGACCCCACGTGGAATACGGACCGTACTTCTACGGCTTCGTGCCGGTCAGCGACCAGACGACGGCGTTCGCCGCCGCCGCCCTGGGCGCCGTCATCCTGGTCGTCGCCCACCGGTACGCCGTGAGCGCCTTCCAGGTCCACTTCCGCCTCACCAAGGCGATGCTCTCCCCCAGTCAGGCCGAACTCGCCGAACGCGTGCGGGTGTTGACCGAGACCCGGCGGGACGCCGTGGACACCTCCGCCGCCGAGCTGCGGCGCATCGAGCGGGATCTGCACGACGGCGCCCAGGCCCGGCTGGTGGCGATGGGCATGGACCTCGGCACCGTCGAGATGCTCGTCGACAAGAACCCCGAGAAGGCCAAGGAACTGCTCGCGCAGGCACGTCAGTCGTCCGCCGAGGCGCTCTCCGAACTGCGCGACCTGGTGCGCGGCATCCACCCGCCGGTGCTCGCCGAACGCGGACTGGGCGACGCCGTGCGGGCGTTGGCGCTGCGACTGCCGGTCACGACGGAGGTCGACGTGGAACTTGCGGGCCGGGCCGAGGCGCCGGTGGAGTCGGCGGCCTACTTCGCGGTGAGCGAGGCGCTCACCAACGCGGTCAAGCACTCCGGAGCGGACCGGATCTGGGTCGACCTGCGTCACTCGGACGGCAGTCTGCGGATCTCCGTCACCGACAACGGCAAAGGCGGCGCGGCGGTCGGGGCGGGCACGGGGCTGGCCGGCCTCGAACGGCGACTGGGTACATTCGACGGCGTCCTGGCCGTCAGCTCTCCTGCCGGCGGTCCCACCATGGTGACCATGGAGATCCCTTGCGTGTTGTCCTAG
- a CDS encoding NAD-dependent epimerase/dehydratase family protein, with protein MRLLVLGGTEFAGRAVVEAALGRGWEVTVLNRGRQAPVPGARSLTGDRTAPGGLAALADGDWDAVVDTWSAAPRAVHETARLLRGRARRYVYVSSCSVYAWAPPAGYAEDAPLVQGAAPDAEQSEYVKDKRGGELAVVDAFGADASVLVRAGLILGPYENVGRLPWWLTRIARGGPVLAPGPHGLPLQYIDVRDLAEWILGAVGQGLSGPYNLMSPQGHATMGELLEACVRTTGSDAELRWTAPEIVLGAGIEPWTELPVWVPPGTDMHDALHAADVSRAVGAGLSCRPVEETVADTWSWLTSIGGVAPQRPDRARKGLDPELEAKVLAAATAPAGVEGVPDTTP; from the coding sequence ATGAGACTTCTGGTGCTGGGTGGAACGGAGTTCGCGGGACGGGCCGTCGTCGAGGCGGCCCTCGGACGCGGCTGGGAGGTGACGGTCCTCAACCGGGGACGGCAGGCGCCCGTCCCCGGCGCCCGGTCGCTGACCGGCGACCGGACCGCGCCCGGGGGCCTCGCCGCCCTGGCCGACGGCGACTGGGACGCCGTCGTCGACACATGGTCGGCGGCGCCCCGCGCGGTGCACGAGACGGCGCGGCTGCTGCGGGGCCGCGCCCGGCGGTACGTGTACGTGTCCAGCTGCTCGGTGTACGCCTGGGCCCCGCCCGCCGGGTACGCCGAGGACGCCCCCCTCGTGCAGGGGGCCGCCCCCGACGCCGAACAGAGCGAGTACGTAAAGGACAAGCGCGGCGGCGAGCTGGCGGTCGTCGACGCCTTCGGCGCGGACGCGTCCGTCCTGGTACGGGCCGGGCTGATCCTCGGCCCCTACGAGAACGTCGGGCGGCTGCCCTGGTGGCTGACCCGGATCGCCCGCGGCGGCCCGGTCCTCGCACCCGGTCCGCACGGCCTGCCCCTGCAGTACATCGACGTCCGCGATCTCGCCGAATGGATCCTCGGCGCGGTCGGACAGGGGCTGAGCGGGCCGTACAACCTGATGAGCCCGCAGGGCCACGCCACGATGGGCGAACTGCTGGAGGCGTGCGTACGGACCACCGGCTCGGACGCCGAACTGCGGTGGACGGCTCCGGAGATCGTCCTCGGCGCCGGCATCGAGCCGTGGACCGAGCTGCCCGTGTGGGTGCCGCCGGGCACCGACATGCACGACGCCCTGCACGCGGCGGACGTCTCACGGGCCGTGGGAGCCGGGCTGTCCTGCCGTCCCGTGGAGGAGACCGTCGCCGACACCTGGAGCTGGCTGACGTCCATCGGCGGCGTCGCGCCCCAGCGTCCGGACCGGGCCCGCAAGGGCCTCGACCCGGAGCTGGAGGCGAAGGTGCTCGCCGCGGCGACCGCCCCGGCGGGCGTGGAGGGTGTACCTGACACCACCCCCTGA
- a CDS encoding DUF1996 domain-containing protein translates to MGRNIRKRRSSMATKAVAASAALALGGGGLIWANFYASAHESNNSGQNQTKAANAAAQVATISCPDVGQKLTSVPNGAKQGVATELANLDKQITEAYTRLASTRQAQAGDAGFVQNAIVGPLKEKRGATIDRIRINIQRAGGQFDNSLSQLAACTTQAANNTNAGQGGQNNNNGGQQNNGGQNNNNGGQNNNGGQQNNGGQNNNNGGQQNNGGQQGGNGGQAGNGPVASDFVDITKVQANVKAKPRKNGQASTGTFTTRCGVNANNKFNTDNVIVAPGVTNGAHHLHDYVGNQSNDAFANNNTFAAAQTSCQNQQDKSSYYWPVLRVQDGTKEFDQNRDGGGKEGNVGKVLKAKQAEIKFVGSPKAKVVAMPQFLRIITGDAKTTTNGLANANAHWSCTGFENKVQLTEQYPICPQGSNVVRTFAFQSCWDGKNIDSANHRTHVAFADANGNCQNGFKAIPQLTMRLVYAVPTPVIQNGQVKNAYAVDGFPEQLHKPSTDHDDFINVMNAQLNNKIANCVNKGQQCQ, encoded by the coding sequence ATGGGACGCAACATACGTAAACGCCGTTCGTCGATGGCCACGAAGGCCGTGGCAGCATCGGCGGCCCTAGCGCTCGGCGGGGGCGGGCTGATCTGGGCGAACTTCTACGCTTCGGCGCACGAATCGAATAACTCGGGTCAGAACCAGACCAAGGCCGCCAACGCGGCCGCGCAGGTCGCCACGATCTCCTGCCCGGATGTGGGGCAGAAGCTGACGAGCGTGCCCAACGGGGCCAAGCAGGGCGTCGCGACAGAGCTGGCCAACCTCGACAAGCAGATCACCGAGGCGTACACCCGTCTCGCGTCGACGCGTCAGGCCCAGGCCGGCGACGCCGGCTTCGTCCAGAACGCGATCGTCGGCCCCCTCAAGGAGAAGCGGGGGGCCACGATCGACCGCATCCGCATCAACATCCAGCGCGCCGGCGGCCAGTTCGACAACTCGCTGAGCCAGCTCGCGGCCTGCACCACCCAGGCGGCGAACAACACCAACGCCGGCCAGGGCGGGCAGAACAACAACAACGGCGGCCAGCAGAACAACGGCGGTCAGAACAACAACAACGGCGGCCAGAACAACAACGGCGGCCAGCAGAACAACGGCGGCCAGAACAACAACAACGGCGGCCAGCAGAACAACGGCGGCCAGCAGGGCGGCAACGGCGGTCAGGCCGGCAACGGCCCCGTGGCGTCGGACTTCGTCGACATCACGAAGGTCCAGGCCAACGTCAAGGCCAAGCCCCGCAAGAACGGCCAGGCCTCGACCGGCACGTTCACCACCCGTTGCGGCGTCAACGCCAACAACAAGTTCAACACCGACAACGTCATCGTGGCGCCCGGCGTGACCAACGGCGCGCACCACCTGCACGACTACGTCGGCAACCAGTCGAACGACGCCTTCGCCAACAACAACACGTTCGCGGCCGCCCAGACCTCCTGCCAGAACCAGCAGGACAAGTCGTCCTACTACTGGCCGGTGCTGCGCGTCCAGGACGGCACGAAGGAGTTCGACCAGAACCGGGACGGCGGTGGCAAGGAAGGCAACGTCGGCAAGGTCCTGAAGGCCAAGCAGGCGGAGATCAAGTTCGTCGGCAGCCCGAAGGCCAAGGTCGTCGCGATGCCGCAGTTCCTGCGCATCATCACCGGTGACGCCAAGACCACCACCAACGGTCTGGCCAACGCCAACGCGCACTGGAGCTGCACCGGCTTCGAGAACAAGGTCCAGCTGACCGAGCAGTACCCGATCTGCCCCCAGGGCAGCAACGTGGTCCGCACGTTCGCCTTCCAGAGCTGCTGGGACGGCAAGAACATCGACTCGGCCAACCACCGCACGCACGTCGCCTTCGCCGACGCCAACGGCAACTGCCAGAACGGCTTCAAGGCGATCCCGCAGCTGACCATGCGTCTCGTGTACGCCGTTCCCACCCCGGTCATCCAGAACGGCCAGGTCAAGAACGCCTACGCGGTCGACGGCTTCCCGGAGCAGCTCCACAAGCCGTCCACCGACCACGACGACTTCATCAACGTGATGAACGCGCAGCTGAACAACAAGATCGCGAACTGCGTCAACAAGGGCCAGCAGTGCCAGTAG
- the glnII gene encoding glutamine synthetase, with translation MTFKAEYIWIDGTQPTAKLRSKTKIIGGEPAGLEELPIWGFDGSSTNQAEGHSSDRVLKPVFTCPDPIRGGDDILVLCEVLDIDMTPHESNTRAALAEVSEKFAAQEPIFGIEQEYTFFQDGYPLGFPKGGFPAPQGGYYCGVGADEIFGREVVEAHLENCLAAGLAISGINAEVMPGQWEFQVGPVSPLEVSDHLWVARWLLYRTAEDFGISATLDPKPVKGDWNGAGAHTNFSTKAMREGYDAIITACESLGEGSKPLDHVKHYGAGIDDRLTGLHETAPWNEYSYGVSNRGASVRIPWQVEKDGKGYIEDRRPNANVDPYLVTRLIVDTCCSALEKAGQV, from the coding sequence GTGACCTTCAAGGCTGAGTACATCTGGATCGACGGCACCCAGCCGACGGCGAAGCTCCGTTCCAAGACGAAGATCATCGGGGGCGAGCCCGCCGGTCTCGAGGAGCTGCCGATCTGGGGCTTCGACGGGTCCTCCACGAACCAGGCCGAGGGCCACTCCTCGGACCGTGTCCTCAAGCCGGTCTTCACCTGCCCCGACCCGATCCGCGGCGGCGACGACATCCTCGTCCTGTGCGAGGTCCTCGACATCGACATGACGCCGCACGAGTCCAACACGCGTGCCGCGCTCGCCGAGGTGTCCGAGAAGTTCGCCGCGCAGGAGCCGATCTTCGGCATCGAGCAGGAGTACACCTTCTTCCAGGACGGCTACCCGCTCGGCTTCCCCAAGGGCGGCTTCCCGGCCCCGCAGGGCGGCTACTACTGCGGTGTCGGCGCGGACGAGATCTTCGGCCGCGAGGTCGTCGAGGCGCACCTCGAGAACTGTCTGGCCGCCGGCCTCGCGATCTCCGGCATCAACGCCGAGGTCATGCCCGGCCAGTGGGAGTTCCAGGTCGGCCCCGTCTCCCCGCTGGAGGTCTCCGACCACCTGTGGGTGGCCCGCTGGCTGCTCTACCGCACCGCCGAGGACTTCGGCATCTCCGCCACCCTCGACCCCAAGCCGGTCAAGGGCGACTGGAACGGCGCCGGCGCGCACACCAACTTCTCCACCAAGGCGATGCGCGAGGGCTACGACGCGATCATCACCGCGTGCGAGTCGCTCGGTGAGGGCTCCAAGCCGCTCGACCACGTCAAGCACTACGGCGCCGGCATCGACGACCGTCTGACGGGCCTGCACGAGACCGCCCCGTGGAACGAGTACTCCTACGGCGTCTCCAACCGCGGCGCCTCGGTCCGCATCCCGTGGCAGGTCGAGAAGGACGGCAAGGGCTACATCGAGGACCGCCGTCCGAACGCCAACGTCGACCCGTACCTGGTGACCCGTCTGATCGTGGACACCTGCTGCTCGGCGCTGGAGAAGGCCGGCCAGGTCTGA
- a CDS encoding LuxR C-terminal-related transcriptional regulator, producing the protein MRVVLAEDLFLLRDGLVRLLEAYDFEIAAAVETGPELERALAELEPDVAVVDVRLPPTHTDEGLQCALRARRDRPGLPVLVLSQHVEQLYARELLADGSGGVGYLLKDRVFDAEQFVDSVRRVAAGGTAMDPQVIQQLLARRSHDGRGPVDRLTPRERDVMELMAQGRSNAAIAGKLVVTERAVAKHTANIFVKLGLEVSDDDNRRVLAVLAYLDRGR; encoded by the coding sequence TTGCGTGTTGTCCTAGCCGAGGACCTCTTCCTGCTGCGGGACGGTCTCGTCCGGCTGCTGGAAGCCTACGACTTCGAGATCGCCGCCGCCGTCGAGACCGGGCCCGAGCTGGAGCGGGCCCTCGCCGAACTGGAGCCGGACGTCGCGGTGGTCGACGTCCGGCTCCCGCCCACGCACACGGACGAGGGACTGCAGTGCGCGCTCCGGGCCCGCCGGGACCGGCCCGGGCTGCCGGTGCTCGTCCTCTCCCAGCACGTCGAGCAGCTGTACGCGCGCGAACTGCTCGCGGACGGCAGCGGCGGCGTCGGCTATCTGCTGAAGGACCGGGTCTTCGACGCGGAGCAGTTCGTGGACTCCGTACGGCGGGTGGCGGCCGGCGGGACGGCGATGGACCCCCAGGTGATCCAGCAGCTGCTGGCCCGGCGCTCGCACGACGGGCGGGGTCCGGTGGACCGGCTCACCCCGCGCGAACGGGACGTCATGGAACTGATGGCGCAGGGACGGTCGAACGCGGCGATCGCGGGCAAACTGGTCGTGACCGAGCGGGCCGTCGCCAAACACACCGCGAACATCTTCGTGAAGTTGGGCCTGGAGGTCTCCGACGACGACAACCGCAGGGTACTGGCGGTGCTGGCCTACCTGGACCGGGGTCGCTGA
- a CDS encoding winged helix-turn-helix domain-containing protein: MATTRSLSAAPSPASPAPGGSARHRLRAVDRDEVVDVADFLPPGATWLPAPQHTLPSLPGRPPMVGYLVLVPADQQPPFLPVAVPDRAPADTGAAGEPLVRVDPVQRTAEVDGQRLDLTYLEFELLAHLVAHPNRVHTRDQLVTTVWGYGHVGDGRTVDVHIARLRRKLGARHRQSIQTVRRVGYKYTPPTAR, from the coding sequence ATGGCGACCACTCGTTCCCTCTCCGCCGCTCCCTCTCCCGCCTCTCCCGCCCCGGGCGGCTCCGCCCGGCACCGGCTGCGCGCCGTCGACCGGGACGAGGTGGTGGACGTCGCGGACTTCCTGCCGCCGGGCGCCACCTGGCTGCCCGCCCCGCAGCACACGCTGCCCAGCCTGCCCGGCCGACCGCCCATGGTCGGCTACCTGGTGCTCGTCCCGGCCGACCAGCAGCCGCCGTTCCTGCCGGTGGCGGTGCCGGACCGGGCCCCCGCCGACACCGGCGCGGCCGGCGAACCCCTCGTGCGCGTCGACCCCGTGCAGCGCACCGCCGAGGTCGACGGACAGCGACTCGACCTCACCTACCTGGAGTTCGAGCTGCTCGCGCATCTCGTCGCCCACCCGAACCGGGTGCACACGCGCGACCAGCTCGTCACCACGGTGTGGGGCTACGGCCATGTCGGCGACGGCCGCACGGTCGACGTCCACATCGCCCGGCTGCGCCGCAAGCTGGGCGCCCGGCACCGTCAGTCGATCCAGACGGTGCGCCGCGTCGGCTACAAGTACACCCCGCCGACCGCCCGCTGA
- a CDS encoding arsenate reductase family protein, which translates to MEIWINPACSKCRSALTLLDAEGADYTVRRYLEDVPTEDEIEAVLDRLGLEPWDITRTQEAAAKELGLRDWARDADTRGRWIAALAAHPKLIQRPIITADDGTAVVARTDEAVRDVLSR; encoded by the coding sequence ATGGAGATCTGGATCAACCCCGCCTGTTCCAAGTGCCGCAGCGCCCTCACCCTGCTCGACGCCGAGGGTGCCGACTACACCGTCCGCCGCTACCTGGAGGACGTCCCGACCGAGGACGAGATCGAGGCGGTGCTCGACCGCCTCGGCCTGGAGCCGTGGGACATCACACGCACCCAGGAGGCCGCGGCCAAGGAACTGGGGCTGAGGGACTGGGCGCGGGACGCGGACACGCGCGGGCGCTGGATCGCGGCCCTCGCCGCACACCCGAAGCTCATCCAGCGCCCGATCATCACCGCCGACGACGGCACCGCCGTGGTGGCCCGCACCGACGAGGCCGTCCGGGACGTGTTGTCCCGGTAG